TCTTAAACATCATCGCCGTCTTCGTCAAGAACTATCTTAGCTCCTTCTATGATCTTATGGAGGTGGCAACCAAGATATCAGACGTTATCCCGGGCCAGCGGGATCGGCTGGCCCGAAAGAGCGACGTTGGCTACGCAAGGGATCTTCCCCATCCGGTGGAGCTCGCCGATACGCTCAGCGACTTGGAGTTGGCCGCCGAGATACGGAAGATGAAGAGGGAGGGCGCCCCCGAGCTCCCCAGGGCCATATCATTTACGGCCTCCCTCTACAGCATCGGTCTTCCTCCCGAGATAATTGGGGTGGGCAGGGGCCTAAGGGAGGCAAAGGAGAGATACGGGGTTTCCTCATTCGACTGGTTGCTCGAGAATTATCACGGTTTAAAGAATAGTATCTCTTTTGCCTGCCGCTTTGTTCATCTCAAAAACGCGGCCGAATTCTTGGCCCCGAGCGTCATCGCCCAGGCCGAAGAGGATATCGCCCTTATCGACGAGCACCTTGGAATAGCCTGCGCCAAGGAGACCGGCAAGGATAGGCTCTATCAGACTATTTTGGAGACGATGAGACCGATGCTCGGTCAAGTCATCGGGATAGAGGGCGACGCTATCATAAGCGACGAGGGCTTGGAACTCAATCTGGTCAACGAATGGATCTTGCGCCTGGCCAAGATGAGGGGCAGCCTCGGCTAGGATGAGCCGCCCCTCTTAGGTATCGCTTCTGGCCGCAGGCTTTAGAATTGGACGACGATGCAGGTTAAGGTGCGGATGACCCCTTTTATCTTCTGTATCTTCGAGACTATCAGGCCGCCCATATCATCGAAGTTTTCGGCTTCGACGAATGCGATAGCGTCGTAGGGGCCGGTAACCCCATCAACCGATTTGACGCCGGCGATCTTTCGGGTCGCCTCGACCACCTTGGCGGCCTCACCGGCCTCGGCCGTGATCATGACATATGCTTTGACCATTGCTTACACCTCCCCCCTTCAGGCTCAAATATCTTCACCATCTCCCTCCATCTTATCGATATGGCCGATACTATCCTTTATGATTATCTCGGTTCCAAGCCCCTTGGAGATGGCCGAAAGTCTCTTCAATATCACCTCGGCCTCCTCGCCTTGGACCACGGCTGGAGAGCCGTTATTTGCCAGGTAGACCGGGATTATCTCTATGCTCTTTGTTCCCGCTTTATCGATCATAAGGTCGAGGATGAAGGCCTCGCCCGTCTTTCTGCTGAAGTGATCAAAGACGAAATCACCTAGGCTATAGGCTATTACCTTGCCCTTGTAGGTCTCTATGCCCTGGATGACATGAGGGTGATGGGCAAAGACGAGATCGGCCCCGGAATCTATCGAGAGCTTGGCAAGGGTTCTCTGGTAGGCCAAGGGATAGTCCTTGTATTCCATGCCGAAGTGATAAGAGACTAAGACGTAGTCAAAATCGTCTCTTGCCTTCTTGATCTCCTGGATGATCGGATCAAAAGGGGGGCGGGCAAAAGCGACTCCGGCTCTCTTCTCATCCGGCATGAAGCCGTTTGGGACTATCTGGGTGAAGGCGAGGACCGCGACCCTGTTTCCGGCCGCCTCGAGTTCGGCCGGTCTGAAAGCCTCTTCGATATTCATCCCGGCTCCGGAGTGAGCGATCTTAAGATCGTCCAAACTGGCCAGTGTCTCGGCCAAGGCCTCACTACCGTAGTCGAGGGCATGATTGTTGGCGAGCGATACGTAGTCTATCCCGGCCCACTTTATCCCCTCGGCCGCCAAGGGGGAGCCCCTGAAGGTTACGTCCTTGACCAGCCTTTTTCCGCCCACCGCCAAGGGCGACTCTAGGTTTGCCAGGGCGATATCGGCCTTTTCAAGGATATCCTTGACGCCGGCAAAGGGAGCAGTTGGGCCCATCTCTTCGATCAGGGCTTTAACCTTGCGATCGAGCATGACGTCTCCGACGACCATGACTCTTATCTCATCCCTTTGGGGTGCCTCTTCGTCTGTTTCCATCTGACCCGAGGGGGTGGCCGCAATATCTGAGACGGCTTTGGCTTCAAATATTTGACTGAGCCAAGGGACCAAAATGAATAGGGCGGCCACCGCTACGGCGATGATGCCGACTCCGACGAGGTAGGTTAGGTTCCTCTTCATCCGGGTCCTTTTCTTTTCTTTAATGAAGTCCATTCTTTTTCCCATTAATTAAAGAATAGTCCAATCTTCTTTTTAATGCAAGATAGGTGGCCATATAGTATACTATTATGTATTTTCAGCGCCCAAGCAAGTTCTTTGCTCTGTGCCGGTTGAAATCTTTGATATCGTTGAGGTCGAATGGTTGAGAGAGAAGAGTATCTAAGAAGCATATCCCCGGTCGATGAGGTCTTGGCCCTTGCGGCTGTCGAGGAGCTGGCCGAAAACAACCCCAAGGCGGTCGTGACCCAGGCGGTCCGCACGGTCCTTGCCGAGCTTCGGCGCTCCATTTTGGAGGCCAAAGACGAGGAGAGACTGAAAGCCCTCTCCCTGGAGCCGGCCGATCTCGTCCCCTTGATAACCGATCTCGTATCCGAGGTCATGTCGCCCTCGCTAAGAAGGGTCATCAACGCGACCGGTGTTGTCGTCCATACCAATCTGGGCCGCTCCATCCTCTCGCCGCTGGCCGTCGATGCGGTCTTGAGCGTTGCCAGCAATTACTCTACTCTGGAATTTGATCTCAAGGAGGGCAAAAGGAGCAACCGCCAGGTCCATATCGAAGACCTTTTGGTCACCATAACCGGGGCGGAAAGCGCCATGGCCGTCAACAACAACGCAGCCGCCGTCTTTCTGGCCTTGAGCGCCTTGGCCAATGGTAAAGAGGTCATAATTTCGCGGGGCGAACTCGTCGAGATCGGCGGCTCCTTTAGGATACCTGATGTCATGGTCGCCGGAGGCGCGATCCTCTGCGAGGTCGGCACGACCAATAAGACCCATTTGAAGGATTTTGACGGGGCCATCGGGCCTGAGACGGCCCTTCTCCTCAAGGTCCATACCAGCAACTTTGCGATGAGGGGCTTTACGGCCGAGGTTCCGCTCAAAGAACTGGTTGAATTGGGCGCTAAGAAGAATATCCCGGTCATGCACGATCTGGGAAGCGGGGTCCTGATCGATCTCGCTCAATACGGCTTGAGTTACGAGCCGGGAGTCAAAGAGTCGGTTCTGGCCGGAGCTGACATAATAACCTTCAGCGGCGACAAACTTCTGGGCGGGCCGCAGGCCGGTCTCATCGTCGGCAAGAAGGATTTCATCGAGCGCCTCAAGGGCCATCCCTTGGCACGGGCCTTGCGCTTGGATAAGATGACCCTGGCCGCCTTAGAGGAGACACTTCGCCTCTATCTCGATCCTGCCCAAGCGATCAAAGAGATCCCGACCTTGAATATGATGCTCACCCCCCAAGCCGAGCTCAAGAAGAGGGCCGATGGTCTGGCCAAGAGACTGAGAGAGGTCGGCGCGGGCCGCCTTAATGCTCAGGTCATGGCCGATCACTCCAAGGTGGGCGGGGGAGCCCTTCCCTTGGAGGAGCTGCCGACCTTCGTCGTTTCTGCCGCGGCCGAGTCACTTTCGGCCGCGGCCTTCGAGGCGGCCCTTCGAAGGGCCGAGACGCCCGTAATAGTCAGAGTTAAGGATGAGCGGGTCATCTTCGACGTAAGGACGATCCAGAGGAGCGAGATAGCCGAGATAGCCGAGGCCGTCCAAAGCATCTTGAATCTTTAAGCAGTCTTAGGGGCGTCAAGTTTGAAGAAGATAATCATCGGAACCGCAGGCCACATAGACCACGGCAAGACCACCCTCATAAAGGCCCTAACCGGCGTCGATACCGACCGCCTGGCCGAAGAGAAGCGGCGGGGCATCTCGATAGATCTCGGGTTCACCCAATTTAAGTTGCCAAGCGGTGTGATCATTGGCATAGTCGACGTACCAGGTCACGAGAAATTCGTCAAGAATATGCTGGCCGGGGCGACCGGCATCGACCTTCTTCTGCTGGTCGTCGCCACCGATGACGGCGTGATGCCTCAGACCAGAGAGCATCTGGCCATCGCCGGTATCTTGAACGTGAAGAGGGCTATCGTCGCCCTGACCAAGGCCGATCTCGTCGATCCCGCCTGGCTCGACATGGTTCGCTCAGAGGTTGTAAAGTTTCTTTGCGGGACCAATTTTGAGGGCTCTCCCATCATAGCCGTCTCCTCGGTTAGCGGTTTGGGTCTAAATGAGCTGGTTGGCGAGATAGAAGGAGTCGTGGGGGAGATTGAAGAGAGGGATTCATCTGGTAGGATAAGGCTTCCCATAGACAGGGTCTTTACCATAAAGGGGGCCGGAACGGTTGTGACCGGAACTCTCTGGTCGGGCCGGATCGGACTGGAGGATCAGCTCGTAATCCTGCCAAGGGGTTTAAGCGTTAGGGTGCGGGGGCTCAATGTCCACAATCGCCGCGTAAAAGAGGCCTTCGCTGGTCAGCGGGTAGCGGTAAATTTGGCCGGAGTCGATCCAAGTCGCCTCTCTCGGGGAGACACCCTCCTTGAGGCGGGATACTTAAAGGAGACGGATCTATTCGACGCCAAATTCCATCTTTTGGCCGATGCGGTAAAGCCGCTCAAAAATGGAAGCCGGGTCAGGATCTATCATGGGACCAGGGAGGTTCTGGCTAGGATAAAACTGCTTGAGCCAGGAGAGATCGCACCATCCAGCGGCGGCTTAGTCAGGTTCGAACTGGAATCGCCACTCGTCCTTAAGCTCGGCGATAGGTATATAGTGAGGAGATATTCACCCGTCCATACCATCGGCGGCGGCAGCGTCCTAGATCCCGCTCCCAAGAGGGGGCGCCGCTTAAAGACGGCTCTCCTTGCCAGGCTGAAAGTCATCGAAGGGGGCGAGGCCAAGGCCATCATCGAGGTGATCTTGAGAGAGTCAAATGGTCCGCTTGGCAAAAAGGATATCATGGCCGAAGGCGACATCTTAGAAGGCGACTTGGAGGTCGCCCTGACCCTCCTTGAAAAAAAGGGAAAGGTCACCCGGATCGCCGGCGACAAGGGACCGCTCTATCTCACCTCTGCCATGTATAATGAGACCAGAGAGAGGGTGGCGTCAGCTCTAAGGGATTTTCATACCAAGAATCCCTTAAGCGCGGGGATGAAGAGGGAGGCCCTCAAGGTCGAGGCGATGGCCGGCTTTGGTTCCAAGGAGGCAGACGCCTTTCTGACCGAGCTCAAAGAGAGGGCAGCGGTTGTCCTAAGCGGCGATGTGGTCAAAGATGCTCTGGTCAAAGAGGCGCTGGACGAATCGAGCGAAGAGAAGATGGAAGAGGTATTCTTCCTCATCAAAGATGGCGGGCTGGCTCCTCCGACTCTGTCCGAGCTGGAAGGCGCAAGCAAGGCTATGGCCGCTGAGCTCAAGGAATACTTACGGATATTGACTTCAGCGGGCCGGGTTGTAAGAATAAGACATGATCTCTTCTACGAGGCGGACTCGCTCTCTATGATAGAAGCCGGTCTCATAGCCCATCTAAAAGAGCACGGCCGAGTGGGTCCGGCCGATTTCAGAGAGATCTTTGGGATAAGCCGCAAATATATCCTTCCACTCCTTGAGTTCTTCGATGCGAAAAAGCTTACCAAGCGGGTCGGAAACGATAGGATCTTGAGATAGAGATCTTCTAGACCGATATTAACCTCAAAGCTCTTTTTTTGGGGGCGGATTGGTCCCTGGTGGGCCACCTGGTCTTCAAAACCATGGCAGGGTGTGAAGAACATCCCGGGTGGGTTCGATTCCCACACGCTCCCGCCAATCGAATTATTTAGTTTAAAGAAGCTTCATCGTTGTCAAACCGTGTATCTTAAATATAAAATATTATATGATGGATTTCGAAGTCATTGAGGCTTTGGCCAAGGAGACGGCTTGGAAATAAAACCAGATCACTACAGGTTAACAATCCTTTCCGCTGCGGCCGCCTTGGTCATTATGATCGAATATATCCTCCACTTCACATACAAACTCGAACTCTTCAGCGCAAATCTTCTCTTCATCCCCATAGTCATAGCCGCCTACTGGTGGGGCTTTTCGGGAGGTTTTGCGACCGGTCTCATCTTTGCCGCCCTTCACATCATATTAGAGTTACTTCTGGCCAGAGAGCCCAATTTCACCTGGATAATGGTGATGATCCTTCGGAGCTCGGTCTTTGTGATCGTGGGCTGTTTAAGCGGCCTCTTCGAAAAGGAGAGGATTATGACCATCTTAAAACTCACTCAGAAAGAGGAAGAACTGGATAGATCGAGGGAGGTCCTTCAGGATTGGAGCAAGCTGCTCGAGCAGAGGCTTAACGAGAAGACCGAGGAGATATTCACCCTCTACAAGATCAGCAAGGAGACCTCGACCGCCATGGACCTTAAGCTCCTACTCAAGAGGGTCCTGGAGATAATAATGCCCATAATCGACGCCGATGTCGGAGCCATCCTCCTCATCGATTCCGAAAATCTGGTCAAATGCTGGGAGGAGAGGGGCTGCACCAACAGAAATTGCCCCGTCTTCAAATCCACCAATTTAAAGTGCTGGGCGGCCAGTAGCAGAAGCGTGGCAAAGGAGGCTGGCTACAAGACCAAACTGAAGCGCTGCGTAAAGTGCGACATCTTTAAGAATCTCGAATTGAAACCGGTGGCGACCTTTGGTCTGGACAAGAGGGTGGCCGCGGGCTTCAAGACCAAGCTGGGCGATAGCCTTTTGGGAGAGGCCATCCTCGAGGGCAAACCCGTGATCGAACAGGTTAAAGACATCGAAGGCGATAACGGTCTCCTCGACATCTACATCGACGACATAAAATCGATAGATTTGGATGTCCTCAAAAACCTGCATCGGGTGCTGGAGGGTGACTTAGATCACGCAACCAGCGACGCCATCCTTGTCGCCGACGAGTCGGGCATTCATCTTCCAAGGACCCATGTCATCCTACCCCTATTTTCGGAGGGCGAGATATTGGGCGTCCTCTACTTCGCCAACACCCAATCCAGGGAGTATCGGGAGGATATCATCGAGATGCTGACCACCGTGGCCGACCGGATAGCCGTGGCCATCGATAACGCCCAGCTTCACAAGGAGGCCAAGACCCTGACCATGACGGACGATCTTACCGGCCTTTTCAACTTCCGCTACTTCCAGGATCAACTGAAGAAGGAACTCGCCAGGTCCAACCGGTACAAGAGACCTGTCTCTCTTATAATCTTAGATATTGACAGGTTCAAGCATTACAACGATACCTACGGCCACTGGGCGGGTAACCTGGCCATCAAGGGCCTCTCGGTCCTACTCATCGAGGGCATCAGGGAGAAGATAGACATCGCGGCCAGATACGGCGGAGAAGAGTTCTGTCTGATCCTTCCCGAAACCGGTAAAGAGGCCGCCATGGAGATATCCGAGAGGATCAGAGCCGCAGTCGAGGCCAACGACTTTGATAAAGAGGGCTTAAAGATCGGCTCAAAACTTACGGTTAGCATCGGGGTTGCGACCTATCCCTTCGATGCCGACGACGTCGATTACTTCATCAAGGCGGCCGACAAGGCTCTCTATAAGGCCAAACAGACCGGAAGGAACAGGGTGGTAAGCGCTAGGAAGAAGAGGGTCAAGGTTGAGCCGGATAAAGAGCGGGGATAATTCAAAAAATTGTGATGAAAGATAAGATGGATAAAAAGGGGGCCTAAAGGCCCCCTTTTTATCCGTTTAAGGCTTCAATATTCTGCTTTCAAGCGTCACTCGGCGGCTTCGGCTTCATCGGTCTTGCCGTTCTTGATGTGGTTTCTCTTCTTTGCCCCGATCTTCTTCTGCCCCCAGGTCTCATTCTCATAAGCGGTCCAATCAAAGTTCTCCACCCCGCCCAGCTTAGCGTTTGGCCTGGGTGTTGACCTGAAATTTTTTGCATCAACCTCCGCTTCCTCGACCTCAGGGTCATGGATCTTCAGCTTGAGCATAATCTTCTCTCCAACCCTATCTTGGATCTTCAGCTTTAGTTGGTCCTTGGACTCAATCTGTTCGGTTGTGCGGATCTCCCTGCGCATTCTGATAAGCTCATGCACGAAGGCGCTGACGACCTGACCGTGGGTTACCGGCCTCTCTCTGATCTCATCTTCGCCCGGAACCGTCCCCTCTTCGGTTTCCGAATCGGTCTCCTCCTCTTCAGATGGAATAATATCCCCCTCGGCTTCTGCCTCCTCCTCGGCCAGTCTCTCCGATAAGGGCCTGAAGGTTATTCTGGCCATGGTCGAGACGATCTTGCCAAAGAGGTTTCCCAGCCTGTAGTTGCTAAGGAGCTCGCCCACCTCATCTTCGCCATTCTTTATGACGGCGAAAGTGCCGCTATCCCCCTCGACCTTCTTGTCGGCCGGGATGACGACGAAGGTGAAGCCGAAGATGGTAAAGGCGTAGGTATTCGCCTCGACCTCCTCCGTCTCTCCTTCGGTAACGGGAAGGGTCCCCTCCTCTTCTACTGCCAAGGCCAAGGATGGCAAGGCCAGGGCCAGAATTATCATCAAGGCTATGAGTCGCTTCATCTTAAATCCCTCCCTTCGTTCTGTTTTTACAATTTCTTAAACGTCCTTTACCTCTTTAAGATACGGTCCGATAAATAGAATCGTAGATATTTTTTCTTCCTGATATTAGAATAGACGTAGTCAAATCTAGCCATATCACTTTCTTAGGCGGCCACCAAGATGGGTTATTTCCAAGAGAAGTCCGAGATCATCACCAATATCAATTGGCTCATCAGGTTGAGATGGATCGCATCCTTCTCGATATTCACTTTAATTGTCTTGTCCCAGTTCTTTATAACAGAGTCTGCGCTGATAACCCAGTTCATCCTGCTTCTTATCGCCGTCATCCTTCATAACTTGGTAGTATCCTATCTTACCCAGAGGCTTCAAAAGGACTTTACGAAAGAGGGAGCGAGGAGCCTTTCCGTCTTTCAGGCATCGATCGATCTTTTGATGGTGATCTTCCTGATCCACCTCTCCGGCGGCATCGAGAGCATCTTTCTCTACTTTTTGGTCTTTCAGATGATAATCGCCGGCATAATGCTGCCGAAAAAAGAGGCTTACCTTCAAGCCCTTTTAGCTTCCGTCCTCTGCGTCTCAATGTTCTTTGCCGAGCACTTCCGACTCATTGGCCACCTTCATGTCATAACTTCGAACCTTCCTCTGCATGGCCTCCATGCGGACCGCACCTATCTTCTGATAAAGTCGGTAGAATTTCCCATTATTCTTATGGTCACCACCTACTTGGCCGACTATCTCTCCACCATGCTCAGAACGAAGCAGGAGGGGATCAAGGAGCTGACCACCCTGATAAATATCGGCAAATTTTTGAGCTCCAGCCTGGATCTGGATGAGACCTTGAATATCATCTTGGATACGGCCATAGCCGAGGCGGGAACCAGCGCGGGAAGCGTCGCTCTCTACGATGAGGAGGAGGACGAGCTGACTTTGAAGGCGGCCAAGGGTTTCAGCAAGAGCTTTATCAAAAAAACCCATAAGTGGCGGCTAAGGCCGGGCGGGATGACCGAGGCCATCGTCAAGAACAAGAAGACCTTCGTTATTGAGGATGTCTCCAAGGAGTTCGTCTTCACCAACCCCATCGGTATCGATGAGGGTATAGCGGCCCTGATAGCCGTGCCCCTGGTCACCGAGGATAACGTGATCGGCGTCCTATACGTCGATGACTTTAAGCCACGCAAGTTTACCGAGAGCGAGGTCAGGATGGTCTCCCTCTTCGCCACCCAGGCGGCCATCGCCATCGCCAACGCTCAGCTTCACGAGCAGACCAGGAATCTGGCCATACGGGACGGGTTGACCGGTCTATTTAATCACCGTCATTTCAGGAATACCTTGGAGAAGGAGATCAAAAGGTCCGACCGCTATCACCACCCCCTTGCGCTGACCATGATGGATATCGATAACTTCAAGGGATACAATGATAGCCACGGTCATCTGGAGGGCGACGACCTCCTTAGGTCGGTGGCCGATCTTCTCTCCAAGCACGCCCGTCAGATAGATATCGTGGCCCGCTATGGCGGGGATGAATTCTCGATAATCTCGCCGGTCACCGAGAAGGAGCGGGTCATCGAGATGGTTAAGAGGATAGACCAAGAGATAGTTGAGAAATTCTTCAAAGTCAACAAGGGCTATGAATTGGTCGGGATGAGCTATGGTGTGGCCTCCTTCCCTCAAGATGCCAAGGACGCCGATGAGCTGATCAAGAAGGCCGATCTCGCTCTCTACGAGGCCAAGAGATCCAAGAGGAAGCGGATCGCCGTCTACAACCCCGCCAAATACGATTGATCCCATCACGGGTGGTTCCATCCACCCGCAAATGGCCGTGGGCTATGAGCCTTAAGATCGCAACTTGAACTATCAATTCTTATGAAACTCTAAGGAGTCTTGGAATGAGGCTTATTAAGCTTGGGAGCAGAGGCAAAGAGGTTGAAGATATCCAGTCCAAACTCGCGAAACTGGATTATGATGTCGAACCGGCCGAAGGTCAGGCCCTCTTTGATGAGAAGACCCTGGTGGCCGTCAAGACCTTTCAGCAAGATAGGGGTCTTGTGGTCGACGGCATTGTCGGTGAGGAGACCTGGCGTGAACTCGTGGAAGCCAACCTGAGGCTGGGCGATCGCCTTCTCTATCTCAAATCCCCCTATCTGAGGGGAGATGATGTCCGCCAGCTCCAGAAGTGGCTCAATCGCCTTGGGTTTTCGACCGGAGCCGTCGATGGCATATTTGGTCCAACCACCGAAGCGGCCTTGATCGAATTCCAGAAGAACTTAAACCTCGCTCCCGACGGGATGGTCGGCCGGGCGACCATGGAGGCTTTCCATAACCTAAGGAGCATATTGGACGCCGAATATAAGATCGCCTTTCCCTGGGAGGACAGGCTGAAAGGGGCTTCAGCCATCTCTCTTCTCGGCGAGCTGAAGGTGGCGGTCGATTTTGGGCACGGCTATCCGCCCGACCCGGGAGCCGTCGGGCCGAGCGGACTCAAAGAGAGCGAGGCGGCCGAGGATCTGGGCCTCCGCCTTGGGGCTCTCCTTACCATGTTCGGAAGCAGGGTCATCTACACCAGAGAGGTCGGCCAGTTTGTCGGCCTCTCCGAGCGAGCGGCCCTTGCCAATCGCAAGGGGGCCGATATCTTCATAAGCTTCCACTTGAATGGCTCGACCAACCCCAAGGCGGAGGGGACGAGCACCTACTATTTCGCTGGCGGCGACCAATACTCCAGAGCCGGCAGGGATCTAGCGACCAACATACATAACGAATTGCTTGTGGCCCTGGGCAGACCGGACGACCGCATCCACGGTAAAAATTTCTCCGTCCTTCGCGAGACTAAGATGCCGGCCGTCCTTCTGGAGCCGCTCTTCATCACCAACCCTCACGAGGAGGCTCTTCTTGCCGATGAGAAGGTTCGCCAAAGGATCGCTGTGGCCGTCTTCGACGGGGTCAAGAAGTATCTCAATTCCTAACCCAAGTTTGCCTTATCAAGGAGGTTGTGGTAGAATTTCTTGGTTATTTGGCGAACCAACTGGAGGAGATCTTATTTCAGAAAGCAAAATAGCTAACCTCAAAAAGCTCTCCATAGCGCTTCCGATAATCATCCTTACTCTAGTCTCATCCACCTTCACCTCGTTTGCCGTGCCCGCGAGCAGTCAGGCCCAAAAGCTCAAGCGGGAGCTTGAGGCATTGGACGATAAGCTGGGCATAGCCACCGAGAAATATAACGAAGTCAACTCCAATCTGACCAAGACCAAAAATGAGATAACCCAAAATGAGATATATCTCAGCAAATCCGAGCGGGATCTGGCCAATTACAGGGTGGCCCTAAACAATCGGGTCGAAGAGATATATAAATACGGCGAAATCGGCCTGCTCGACGTCATCTTCGATGCAGAAAGTTTCCAGGATCTGATAACTCAGATGGATCTGATAGAGAGAATCACCTTGAGTGACGCCGAGATGATCGAGGCCATAACGACCAAGCGGGCCGACATCGAGAAGAACAAGGAGGCCCTTAAAGAGAAGAAGAAACGCCAAGAGGAGCTGATGAAAAAGATAGGCGAAGAACGCCTTTTGATCGCCAATCAGCTCTCCAGCCGGAACGCCCTATATAACAGGATAAAAGGGGATATCTCCGCCCTTGAGGCGGCCGAGAGCGCAAGGCGGGCCATGGCGGCCGAGCAGGCCAGAAGCTCCACAAACTCGGTCTCGCGCGGCGGCAACAAGGCCGTCGTCGATATCGCCACGAGATACCTTGGGATCCCCTACCAATGGGGGGCCGACGGTCTCGATTCCTTC
The sequence above is drawn from the Actinomycetota bacterium genome and encodes:
- a CDS encoding NlpC/P60 family protein codes for the protein MDDKLGIATEKYNEVNSNLTKTKNEITQNEIYLSKSERDLANYRVALNNRVEEIYKYGEIGLLDVIFDAESFQDLITQMDLIERITLSDAEMIEAITTKRADIEKNKEALKEKKKRQEELMKKIGEERLLIANQLSSRNALYNRIKGDISALEAAESARRAMAAEQARSSTNSVSRGGNKAVVDIATRYLGIPYQWGADGLDSFDCSGFTMHVYSKVGVKLPHSSRSQYSSGKRISRDQLAPGDLVFFGRPIHHVGIYIGAGNFIHAPRTGDVISIDSLSSRSNYVGACRP